TTGACCGTCTCGGCCACCGGCAAAACCAATGTAACCACCACCTTTATATATGACGCCCTGGGACGCCAGATATCCGTCACCGACCAGCGCAAGGGGACCAGCACCACCCATTACGACCCGAAGGGCAGGGTGGATTGGGTCGCGGACGCGGCGGGGCATAAAACCACGCTCACCTACGACGAGGTCACGGGCCGCACCATCGCCCAGACCGACGCGCTCGGCCACACAACCCGCACCGGGTACGATATAAAGGGCCAGGTCATCCACGTCTGGGGAGACGCAACCTATCCTGTTTCCTACGAATACGACGTTTACGGCCGCAAGGTGAAGATGTTCACCTACCGCACGTCAGGCGTTGACTGGAACTCGGAATCCTGGCCCTCGAACGCCGGGGCAGGGGACACAACCACCTGGATTTACGACCCGGAGTCCGGACTTCTCACCGAAAAGCACGACAACGAGGAAAAAGGCCCGGTTTACACCTACACGTTGGACGGAAAACTTCTCACCCGCAAGTGGGCGCGCACGGATTCAAGCGGAAACGATCTCGTCACAACCTATTCATATGATTCACAAACCGGCGAATTGACGGGAGTGGACTACTCCGATTCAACCCCGGACGTTTCCTTTTCCTACGACAGAATGGGCCGCCAGCAAGAGATCACCGACGCTGCGGGCGTGCGCACCTTTGCGTACAACGCCGATTTCTCCCTTGCGTCCGAGGCCGTCACGGGTATATATGATAAGGTACTTTCAAGATCATACGATTCCGTCCCCGGCGTGAAAGGCCGCTACGCGGGCATCTCGGTGGGCGCGGGTTATTCTGTCTCCTACGGCTACGACGAAAAGGGCCGCATGAATCAGGTCTCCTGGAACGTGGGCGGAACAAATGGCGTCGGCGGCGTGCCGGGAGCCACGAACTACACCTATGTCCCCGGCTCGGACCTCCTGGCCGGAATGTCCACCGTCCGCACAGACGGCGCGTACACCCCGGTCACGGCCACCTACACCTACGAAAACAAGCGCGACGTGAAAACCCAGGTCCTCAACAAGGCCGGAGCCCGGACCATCTCGCAATATGACTACCGCTATAACTCGGTAGGAAACCGCACCTCGGTAGTCAACTCCGGCGAGGCATTCGGAAGCCAGCACCCCGCCTCATCCCCCGAAAACCGCGAAGGCTTCAACCTTTACGGTTACAACAGCCGAAGCGAAGTCACCGAATCCAAAAGATATTCCGGCACCGACGTTGACAACCCCGTGGATGTCGTCAAACCCGAATACCGTTCCTACGCCTATGATCCCATCGGCAACCGCACGAATTCAACGGAAGGCTGCGACGCGGCGGAAAACGGCAAAACCTCCTCTTACGACACCAACGGCCTTAACCAGTACACCGGCGCGACAACCGGCACGTCCTCGTCGTGCAGCGCGAGCGCTGGCGCAACCTCCGGCCTTGCCGACGGCTCCACCACCTTCACCTACGATGCCGACGGCAACATGACCAGCATTTCTGATGCTACCGGTTATACTATCTATTCGTTTGATTGCGAAAACAGGCTTGTTGACGTGACAATTCAAACGCAATCTTCCCTCGTCAGAAAAGTCACTTTTGCTTATGATTTCATGGGCCGCAGAATATCCAAATCAGTATCATCCTGGAATAACAACGCATGGTCACCCACATCATCCCGCACCTTTACTTGGGATGGCTGGCTCATGACGGACGAAACTGTTACAACAGGTAGCGCCCAACCTGAAACAACTTCCTATGTCTGGGGATTGGACCTCAGCCAGTCCATGCAAGGTGCAGGTGGAGTCGGTGGATTGCTTTCAATGACAAGTGAATGTGGCAATAGCTTCAATTGCTACCTCTATGATGCCAACGGCAATGTGACTCAATTAATAAATTTTAATACATGCAACGTTGCCTCACAATACGAATACAATATAAGTGGAAATATTTTGTATTATAATGGATATTCCGCTGAAAATAATCCATTTAAATTTTCTAGTAAATATTTTGACTTCGAAATTTATATGTATTATTATGGATATAGATATCTTTCAACTAACTTAGGAAGATTTACAAATAGAGATATAATTTATGAAAGAGGAGGAATTAATCTATATTCTGCTGCATTAAATAATTCTAATAAATATTTAGACTATAAAGGATTAAGACCATTTACTGCTAATGAAAAAAAGCAATTATTTAGTTTTTTTAGACTATCACTGAATATTAATGATGTCGATGTGCAAATAGCATTCTTTGATTTTGATCCAGGACACTCATTAACTGTTAAAGATATTCGTCTACCAAAAGAGTACTTTTTTAACAACAATGATAATTGTGAGCTGCGACTTTATAGACCATTTTATTTTAGTGGTGTAGCCCATGAATTATTTCACATATGGCAAAGGCAGCATGGCAAACATGTTTCAATTCCAGCCGCAATATTAAAAGGAATGGAAACATTTTCTGATTATGATCCATATGATTATCCAACATTTATCTACGATCCTGATAAATTATTAACATATTTTTTAAAAGCTAATGTTGAGCAGCAAGCTCAGATAGTTGAGGATATGGCATATTCATGGCGTCAGTCTACTACACCTTCGAGAATTTATAGAAAAGGAAAATTCGATCATAAATTTATTAAAGTTCTGAAGTATATTAGGTCTTTGATATTATTAAATAACGAACCACCATGATAGTAATATCAATATACTACTTAGCTAATAAGTTTTGCATATTCTTTCATTTCCATGCCTACATATGTATAACATCAATTACATGAGGTCGTGTTATGTATATTTTAAAATATTTTATCAAACTCCAATTATTACTAATTTTAATATTTTTAATGTATTCTTGTCAAGAACAGTGGTATTTATCAATTAAAGATTCTAATATTCCATTACAGCCTGTTTTTTGTATTAGTAAATATAAACATTGTATAGGTAAAGGAAAAAAATTTTATGAATTTACTATAGACAGAATTGATAAGTATAGAATTACCCCGGTTTGGACGTTAAAACCAATTACAGATGCGAGATTAAAAATGTTTATATACGGTCAGGAGCCATTCGGATACGAACAACTTAACTCAGCAATACCTCTACAACTTGGCGCTACATACTCAGTTTGCGATAAGTATCAGTTCACAGTCAATAAGCATGGATCAAAGATAGTATATGATATTGTTTTAGGGTCCGCTAATTAGTTGTAAAAGTCGAGGACCTGCTGGCAGTTTAGCTGTAAAAGTCAAGGACCTGCCGGACAGTTTGCCTCTCAGTCGCTGGCCACGACAACTCCGACGGCTCCTTCACGCTGACCGGCGCGGAGCATTATGACCAGCGATCCGGCCAAACTTGCAGAAAGGGCCGGTCTTGGTAAGCAAGTCGGTAGCGTCAAGAATTTTTCGCACATTTGAAAATTGCATGGACCCTCAAGCTGGCCGGTTGACATTTCCAGGTTGAGGTTTTGACCTCCTTTGAGTAAAAGGCAAATACCCGCTCGGAGGATAGGGCAACGCTGGGGAGCGACCCGAGCGCCGTGGTGGGTGCATGTACGGATAGGCCGTGTGATGTTTTGCACGGCCTTTCTTTTACATCATCCGGTATGTCCACCGCCCGCACGGACGGAGCCTACACCCCGGTCACGGCCAACTATACCTACGAAGACAAGCGCGACGTCAAAACCCAGGTCCTCAACAAAGCCGGAGCCCGCGTCATCTCCCAATACGACTACCGCTATAACGCCGTCGGCAACCGCACCTCGGTGGTCAACTCCGGCGAGGCATTCGGCAGCCAGCACCCCGCCGCCTCCCCCGAAAACCGCGAAGGCTTCAACCTAAAGAGAAAGCCGAAAACTTTCAAAAATCCCACACATACAAATGATATAGGGGGGGGCGTCCCATCGTCCCCAGGTTTTCGATTTCCGGTTTCGGTACGGATGGGTCAGGTCTTTTGGGCGGTTGGGTGCCTTGATCAAGTTTTCATCGAGCATTGGCACATCCTCCAATTTTTCTTTGGAAAGCGTTTCACCTACCCGGCCGCATGGGCGAAAAGAACGTCAGTTTAAGGCATATTATTGACAATTTTTGGTGCTATCAAATACCACCAGCGCTCAGGGAGAAGCTTTGCCGCCACATAGAGCGCCTTGTTTCCAGTACCGGGGATGCAAATCACTTTATTTTTTTTATCGAGCTCTCGCAACGAGACCCGGACGACTTCCTCGGGAAGCATCCAGCGCATCATGCGCCTGTCTTCGATGGTATTCATGTCCACCCCTATGCCGCGCCCGAGATCTGTTCGTGTAAAACCGGGGAGCACGCACTGGATCTTCACCCCGTGATCCTTGACCTCACAATGGAGGCTGATTGAAAAGTTTTTCATGAATGCTTTTACCGAGGTGTAGCCAACACTCAATGACATGGGAGTTACGGCCTGGATGGAGGATACGTTTATGATAACGCCGTGTTGTCTCTCGATCATGCCCGGAAGGACGGCATGAGTGAGCTTCATCATGGCGATGTTATGAACCAGAACCATTTTTTCAAGTTCCAGGATGTCCTGCCGGTGAAAGATGCCTTTTGTGGTAAAGCCGGCATTGTTCACCAACATATCGATGGGACCCGCCTTATGTATCGCATGAAGGAGCTGATCCAGATCGCCTGAGTCGGACAATTCGGCCATGACCACTCTGACCTTGGTCTTGAACCGGTTCTCGATCTTTTCTCTGACGCCTTCGATGACCTCCCGCCTCCTGCCGGTAAGAATCAGATCATATCCCCGCTCAGCCAGGGCATGGGCGTATGCAGCCCCTATCCCGCTGGTTGCCCCGGTGATTAAAGCGTTTTTCCGGTTCGGTTTCATTATCTCCATGCTTTTTGCTCCTATTTTAAATCAATTCATTACTTTCGGGCGGATGATCGGATCCCCAGGGCGAACAATAACATACGATCGATCCAGCGCTTGGGGAGAACAGCAGCCGCAATGCTCTGCAGTATTGCATCGGTCCCGACAATATATACGGGTTTCGGGCGCTTTAGGATCAATGCTTTTTCCACTATCTTCGCTACGCCTTCTGGCGGAATCCCTTGGGAGCCCATTTCTTTTGTCAATTTTTCCATGGACCGAAGGGCGCTTCCGTAAAGGGCTTCCACTGAATGGGACGCTGGTTTGGTGCCGTCCTGTACCTTTTTCCAGATTGACGTTTTGATATTGCCGGGAATGATCAGGACGACATGAATCCCTTCCGGCAACAGCTCCCTGCGAAGAGCATGGGTAAGGGCGTGCATGGCTGCTTTGGAGGCGCTGTAAGGTGCGGTGAAAGGCGCCGGGAATATGCCGCCGATGGAGCCGAGGTTGACAATGCGTCCTTTGCGTTTTCTGATGAGAGGCAGAAACAGCTGGATCATCCGGATATGGCCCAGAAGGTTTACTTGCAGTCCTTTTTGAAGCTCATCCGGATTAAAAAATTCCAGGGGGCCGCCCATGGGAATGCCGGCATTGTTCACTAAACCTGCCAGCCCTTCCGAACCTGTAAATTTGGAAACCTGTTTAAAGGCGCTTTCCATTGAATCGGTGTCATTCATATCGATCATGAGGGGAACCAGATTTTCGGATGCTTCCCGTTTGAGAGCTTTGGCGTCTTCATCCTTCCGAACGCCGGCAAAGACCGTGTACCCAAGTTTGTCCAGATGCAGGGCGGTTGCCCGGCCGATACCGGTTGATGTTCCCGTGATCAGTACCGATTTCATATCTTTACTCCTTTGTTAATGCCACTTCTCCAAATCTGCAGCCATTTTTTCTCCGATGCGGTAATACAACCATGGAAAGATTCGTTTGATACCGTAATAAAACGGGCCGACGATGCCGGTAGTGACCAGGAATTGATTTTTCTCAATAGCATCGGCAAATCGTTTTGCTGCCTTGTCCACAGGCAAGGAGTCGCCCTTTGCAAATGCCCCGGGTTTGAATTTTTTGAATCCGCGAACACGCCCTCGTTTTTCAAACTCCGCTCCAGAGCTCAGAAACCCGGGGCAGATCAAAGTTACCCGGATATTGTGCTTCTTGAGCTCCGCCCGCAATACTTCGCTGAAACCGGTAAGACCGAATTTGGTGACATTGTACGTTCCGTTAGCCGGAACAGCAGTGAGACCGCCCATGGATCCCATATTCACGATATGTCCCTGTCGCCGTTCCAACATATGGGGAAGGATATGATGTACAGCGTATATGGCCCCCCACAAGTTGACCCCCATGATCCATTCCCAGTCCTTAAGAGGCACATCCCTGATTTCACCGATGATGGTAACACCGGCATTGTTTATCAAGATGTCAACTTGACCCATGCGATCAATTGCATCATCAATCATCTCTTTGACCTGGTCTTTTTGGGAGATGTCGGTTTGCGTGATATGGCACTTTCGCCCCATGGATTCAATTTGATGGCGTATCTGATTGAGACCGTCATCATTGATATCCGACAGGAAAAGCTCGGCTCCTCGAGCGGCCAATTCCATCGCCAGGGCTTTGCCGATACCGCCTGCCGCACCGGTTATGAGAACTTTTTTTCCTCTGATTTCCATAATCAGTAGCTAAGCTCCATGGTTGTTGCAACAAGCATCGACAGATCAACAATTTCGATGTCAATGCCTTCTGTCTCCGCTGTTTTTTTCAAATGGGCCAAACAGGTGGGACAACTGGTTACCAAGGTATCGGCCACGGCCTTGGCTTCCAGCAGACGCTCCTTTGCGGTTTCCTTGGCCATTTCCGGAAACGCGTTCAAGGTTACTTTGCCGCCTGCGCCGCAGCAGTAGGACCATTTACCGTGCCTATCCATCTCTTTAAGCCTGAGGCCTGGAACAGCCTCCAGTATTTCCCTGGGTTGCGCATAAACGCCGCCCTGTCTCCCCAGAAAGCAGGGATCATGATAGGTAACTGTTTTGTTCAAGTTTTTGGAAAACCGGACGCGTCCTTTTTTTAATAAGGATGCAATCATCTCGGTGATGTGAATCACTTCAAACGGCAAGGTCCCCACCACATGGGGGTTAGTATAGTCGTTTTTAAATGTTGAATACCCGTGGGCACATGAGATAATCACGCGTTTGGCGCCTGCTTGCGTTAATTTGTCCACATTGGCAACGGCCGTCTCTTTAAACAGCTTCATGTTGCCGGACTGTTTCAACATCTCGCCGCAGCAACCCTCTTTTTTCCCGAGGTGTGCGACGTCGATCCCGGCTGATTTCAAAATTTTCACGCTTGCCAGGGCCGTTTCCGGCTGCAGATAGGTCCCATAGCATCCTGAATAAAAGATAGCCTCACCTGTTTCAGGAAGCGACAAATCTTCAAGGGTTTTGGGATGTTCCTTTCTGCCGAAAATATTTCCGCTGCTTTTTATGTTGTCCGTCATCTTTTTTAAGCGACCGGGGATTGCAAACCCTTTTTCCACGATCTCCTGCCGCATGGCCAACACTGTATATAAAGGTTGGTAGGGAATGCATATTTCGTTGCACATGGCGCAGGAAGTGCACGAAAAAAAGGATCGGATCACCTCCTCATCGATTTCATATCTATCGTTGAAGATCAGTGATGCCAGTATCTGTCTGCCCTGGGGAGAGTAGTTTTTAAATTTGAAATATTCAAAGGGCGGACATTTCTTATGGGGAGCGGCATATTCATGAGGCGGCAGTTCCCTCCAGTTATGGGGAACAATGGGGCCTCTTGCATAACATGCGCCGCAGTGCAGGCACATATCAATCCAATTCTTAAATTGATCCAGGTTCCAGGTTTTAAATTCCGGCATAATCCCTCCTTTTTTAAAACGTTCCCGGGCTCAGAATATTGTTGGGGTCCAGAAATTGTTTAAAGCGCTTCATAAGTGTATGGGCGGATTTCTGGTTGGTCCATGTAAAATCCGGCACTACCGGCGGAAAGCATTGCTGATAAGTGCCGCCTCTTTTCCCGAACCACTCCCTTAGCTCCTCTTTGGATTCATGAATGGCCTGCATCCATTCCGGATCTTTCCGGTTAACAAAGGCCCAGGTCTGAGAGCACATCACCTGGGATTTCATAGGGAAGCCGTCAAAGACCGTCAGCCTGGGGGGGCCGTGAATTTTGTGTTTTTGTGCGATCTCCATGATTTTTTCATACACCTGGGGAAACCAGGAGAGGGGATAATTCATGCTGTCGTACATATACATGTATCCGCCATTGGTGGCCTTATATCCGGCATCCGCCAGCTGTGCCGCCACAGGATGTGTGGGGGGACAAAAAAAGGTGGGCCAGGCATCAAAAAAGGTTTCTGCAATGCCGGGCAGTTCCTTTCCTTCAAGGTCGGAGCAAAGGGCCTCGACCGTTTTTCGTTTCTCCTCCAGTTCCTGTTGGCTGAATCCGTTAATGGAAAAAATCACGCAAAAATAGCAATCGTCCGGAACCAGTGAAACTCCGGTCAGCATTTTGAATCCTTCAAATTTCCATTTATCGTTGATATGCACATCAAACAGCTCCATTGCCGTAGTTTCCTGCAAAACTTCGGCACACTTCTGGATCTTTTCCAAAGGCCAATAGTAGGTGAAGAAGGACCAATAGGGCGGTCTTTTCAGGCATCGGTAGGCAATTTTAGTGACAATGCCATAGGCGCCGTTGGACTGGGCAAAAAGGCCGATAAGATCGGGGCCTGTAATATATCTGAAGAACGGGCCGAAATCGGTTTCCGCATAGGCCATGGAGCCGATATGTACGATTTCGCCAGTGGGGAGCACCACCTCAAACCCTTCCACCAGATCGATATTTCTTCCGTACCGCGTTTTTCCGAATCCATTGACCGGTGTAATTGCGGAAGCAGCCACATTGGGGCCTGGGCCGTATTCGGCTGTGGGCAGGATCATCCCTTTTTTGAACAATTCCTGGGCCAGTTTGAAAAAACTGCATCCCGGCTCAGTTACTGCTTTCATGTTTTTATCGTCAATGAGGAGAATTTTGTCCATATGGATAAAATCCAGAAGAATGCCGCCATGGAGAGGGCCGCCATGGCCGGTCATTCCAGCTGCCCCTTTGGGGGTGATGGGCACCTTGTACCGGTTGGCCAGCTTGACGATTTCCGACACATGCCGGGTTGTGACAGGCATCACGACAATTTCCGGCCGGGTCACCCAGTCGATACTCAGTGAAAAGCTGTAAGCGTAGGATTCGCACACTGTGGGAGCTGTGGAAACCATTTTGGGGCCTACGATGGCCTTGAGTTCCTTGATCAAGTTTTCATCGAGCATCGTTCATTCCTCCAACTTTCATTTTGGGAAGTGTTTTATTCATCTCTTATAATTACCGGAATTTCCAAGTCACAGTCCGCAAAATGCACAATGCTTTCTGCAATTTTATCGTAGCATTCATATCCTGCATCTCTTCAACAATCCTCGAATCTCTTTCGTCACAAGCCAGTCCGTCAGGACGTCGGGCAAAAACTTCACAAGCCTGTGTTTAACCGGGTGATTGGTCACCAGATATCGCGGTTTGGGATTCGGCGATTTAAGAGCACGGACCACCGCATTCGCCACCACACGGGGACGGACGCCGTTCCGTTTGGCCTCTTCCGCCTCGGCAGCCAGCTTTTTCCTGTTGGCCTCATAAAATATGCTGCCCTGGTACTTCGATATCCTTCCTTCAGGGTCCTTGTCCCAGAGGGGCGTGTTGATAAGGGCCGGCTCAATGACGATGACTTTGACATCAAGCGGCGATAGTTCGCAGCGCAAGGCATCCGACCAACCTTCAAGGGCATGCTTGCTGGAGGCGTAGGATCCGGAAAATGGGGTGGCCACAAATCCGGCGACACTGGACATGTTCACGATCCTGCCCTTTTTTGACAGAAGCAGGGGAAAGAAAGCCCTTGTCACCCGATGAGTGCCGAAAACGTTTACATCATATTGTTCAACGAGCCTTTCAATATCCATCTCCATCAGGGGGCCTGGGCTGAAGATGCCTGCATTGTTGACCAGGGCGAAAAGCCCCGTCCCCTTCCCGGAGATAAAATCGAAAGCCCGGTCCACCTCAACTTGGTCCGTGATGTCAAGCCTTATGGGCCTGATACTTTCTTCCCGTTTAAAAGCATCCGGTATTTCCGGCGAGATATCTGCGGCATACACGCCGAACCGGTTTTGGGCGAGCAACTCGGCGGCGGCTTTTCCTATTCCCGATGCCGCCCCGGTAACAAGCACCCACTTCTTTTCATTCATCAAAACAGATTGGTTCATGGCAACAAGCCTCCCTGCAAAACACAGCGGCCCTTGTATCCAATCATAAACATGCGCCCGCTTTTGAGCAGGCGGGAGTGGGAACCAGTAAAAGGACAAGGGGGTATCCCAAACGGTTCCCACCTGGAATTGAAGGGCGAATTTAGCGGAATGGTACTACGCAGCTCTTTGCAGCGACTCCACATTCTTCTCATCCATAAAGAGCGGATTCGGAAATCAGGATAAAGGAGTGTATTTTCGGGAGAATTCACGACCTGCCAATCAAGTACCTGTGCGGGTCCACATCATCCCTCAATATCCTAAGCTCCTCTTCCGTCGGCGGTTCGGTTTCGGTTATCTTAGGGGCTTTTAAAAGCTCGAACCCGCAGTTGTCCTCCACGTCTTTGATGGTGTAGCCCGGATTTACGGAGATCACCCGCATTCGCCTCGTTTCGGAATCGAAATCCATGACGGCCATGTTGGTGAAAACCTTGTAAGGCCCGGTTCCTTCGGGCAGACCGGCCTCATACCGGCTGTTGCCTCCCTTAAGCCAACCGGGAGTCGTGA
The sequence above is a segment of the Deltaproteobacteria bacterium genome. Coding sequences within it:
- a CDS encoding SDR family oxidoreductase, whose protein sequence is MKSVLITGTSTGIGRATALHLDKLGYTVFAGVRKDEDAKALKREASENLVPLMIDMNDTDSMESAFKQVSKFTGSEGLAGLVNNAGIPMGGPLEFFNPDELQKGLQVNLLGHIRMIQLFLPLIRKRKGRIVNLGSIGGIFPAPFTAPYSASKAAMHALTHALRRELLPEGIHVVLIIPGNIKTSIWKKVQDGTKPASHSVEALYGSALRSMEKLTKEMGSQGIPPEGVAKIVEKALILKRPKPVYIVGTDAILQSIAAAVLPKRWIDRMLLFALGIRSSARK
- a CDS encoding (Fe-S)-binding protein, producing the protein MPEFKTWNLDQFKNWIDMCLHCGACYARGPIVPHNWRELPPHEYAAPHKKCPPFEYFKFKNYSPQGRQILASLIFNDRYEIDEEVIRSFFSCTSCAMCNEICIPYQPLYTVLAMRQEIVEKGFAIPGRLKKMTDNIKSSGNIFGRKEHPKTLEDLSLPETGEAIFYSGCYGTYLQPETALASVKILKSAGIDVAHLGKKEGCCGEMLKQSGNMKLFKETAVANVDKLTQAGAKRVIISCAHGYSTFKNDYTNPHVVGTLPFEVIHITEMIASLLKKGRVRFSKNLNKTVTYHDPCFLGRQGGVYAQPREILEAVPGLRLKEMDRHGKWSYCCGAGGKVTLNAFPEMAKETAKERLLEAKAVADTLVTSCPTCLAHLKKTAETEGIDIEIVDLSMLVATTMELSY
- a CDS encoding FAD-binding oxidoreductase, which produces MLDENLIKELKAIVGPKMVSTAPTVCESYAYSFSLSIDWVTRPEIVVMPVTTRHVSEIVKLANRYKVPITPKGAAGMTGHGGPLHGGILLDFIHMDKILLIDDKNMKAVTEPGCSFFKLAQELFKKGMILPTAEYGPGPNVAASAITPVNGFGKTRYGRNIDLVEGFEVVLPTGEIVHIGSMAYAETDFGPFFRYITGPDLIGLFAQSNGAYGIVTKIAYRCLKRPPYWSFFTYYWPLEKIQKCAEVLQETTAMELFDVHINDKWKFEGFKMLTGVSLVPDDCYFCVIFSINGFSQQELEEKRKTVEALCSDLEGKELPGIAETFFDAWPTFFCPPTHPVAAQLADAGYKATNGGYMYMYDSMNYPLSWFPQVYEKIMEIAQKHKIHGPPRLTVFDGFPMKSQVMCSQTWAFVNRKDPEWMQAIHESKEELREWFGKRGGTYQQCFPPVVPDFTWTNQKSAHTLMKRFKQFLDPNNILSPGTF
- a CDS encoding SDR family NAD(P)-dependent oxidoreductase; amino-acid sequence: MEIMKPNRKNALITGATSGIGAAYAHALAERGYDLILTGRRREVIEGVREKIENRFKTKVRVVMAELSDSGDLDQLLHAIHKAGPIDMLVNNAGFTTKGIFHRQDILELEKMVLVHNIAMMKLTHAVLPGMIERQHGVIINVSSIQAVTPMSLSVGYTSVKAFMKNFSISLHCEVKDHGVKIQCVLPGFTRTDLGRGIGVDMNTIEDRRMMRWMLPEEVVRVSLRELDKKNKVICIPGTGNKALYVAAKLLPERWWYLIAPKIVNNMP
- a CDS encoding SDR family oxidoreductase, which codes for MEIRGKKVLITGAAGGIGKALAMELAARGAELFLSDINDDGLNQIRHQIESMGRKCHITQTDISQKDQVKEMIDDAIDRMGQVDILINNAGVTIIGEIRDVPLKDWEWIMGVNLWGAIYAVHHILPHMLERRQGHIVNMGSMGGLTAVPANGTYNVTKFGLTGFSEVLRAELKKHNIRVTLICPGFLSSGAEFEKRGRVRGFKKFKPGAFAKGDSLPVDKAAKRFADAIEKNQFLVTTGIVGPFYYGIKRIFPWLYYRIGEKMAADLEKWH
- a CDS encoding SDR family oxidoreductase, which gives rise to MNQSVLMNEKKWVLVTGAASGIGKAAAELLAQNRFGVYAADISPEIPDAFKREESIRPIRLDITDQVEVDRAFDFISGKGTGLFALVNNAGIFSPGPLMEMDIERLVEQYDVNVFGTHRVTRAFFPLLLSKKGRIVNMSSVAGFVATPFSGSYASSKHALEGWSDALRCELSPLDVKVIVIEPALINTPLWDKDPEGRISKYQGSIFYEANRKKLAAEAEEAKRNGVRPRVVANAVVRALKSPNPKPRYLVTNHPVKHRLVKFLPDVLTDWLVTKEIRGLLKRCRI